The Anopheles merus strain MAF chromosome 2L, AmerM5.1, whole genome shotgun sequence genome has a segment encoding these proteins:
- the LOC121594249 gene encoding uncharacterized protein LOC121594249 → MVRVKYRYILVQIRCNNREDTAPVTIESNTLLKYIRENIERYYGEFGIASMLRTNVIYFNAKTHLCIIQAMHGPHRFITSILPLLTVAGPEIARYRTLYVGATLMQCNKFILKYQQRYINKTLGEYRGMGQKLKMIEDVTKMRRL, encoded by the exons ATGGTTCGTGTAAAGTACAG GTACATTCTGGTGCAGATACGTTGCAACAATCGAGAAGACACTGCACCGGTTACCATTGAATCGAACACACTGCTTAAGTACATTCGCGAGAATATAGAGCGGTACTACGGGGAGTTTGGTATCGCCAGCATGCTGCGGACGAATGTGATATACTTCAACGCGAAAACGCACCTCTGCATCATACAGGCAATGCATGGACCGCATCGCTTCATTACCAGCATCCTACCGCTGCTCACCGTG GCCGGCCCCGAGATAGCCCGGTACCGAACACTGTACGTGGGAGCAACACTGATGCAGTGTAACAAATTTATCTTGAAGTATCAGCAACGCTACATCAACAAAACGCTCGGCGAGTATCGGGGAATGGGACAGAAGCTGAAAATGATAGAGGACGTGACGAAAATGAGGCGACTGTAG